A stretch of Malus sylvestris chromosome 11, drMalSylv7.2, whole genome shotgun sequence DNA encodes these proteins:
- the LOC126588563 gene encoding WEB family protein At5g16730, chloroplastic-like: MQQPKMEQPEEELKKVKAQLQAVEVERDGAVDEHREMKKVADEANMRLSEELATQNDVRNDSELNLTAELLSNARQELKSKEEIIESLKLELGKAKDLELKLSERVKKFEAQAKSLVSQNEERIRELEIKADHAKISDAHTKALLSESKKRIRELEMKLEENMKSTEAEAHTKALLFTCEKKVRDLELKLAEKTENSDPHMKALLLKSDERIRELELKLAEYMKFSNAESENAETSEAQTKALLLKSDERIQELELKLAENVENSGARTKALLSEREGKIQDLELKLAENVSASEAHTKSLLSESQGRIQELKLKLAEKMEASEADTDDLLSESDERIQELEMEIDKRKQSEARILDSLITQTNQLEQTKALLEEAKFEIASFHKKMEKCEDESDESSQDSSASHQHDQSECHISMKEELESLKSELQMTKENLGDVQKKEQLSTSKVEKLLDERKVLKHELKLATEAEENGKTALDDLAFALKEVATEANQLKDKLCMSQAELEHSRAQEEHLNAMLKSNEESYKTLLDEARKEAERHKNIAARLKIEHEESVLAWSGKETGFVNCIRRAEEDRCAAQQDNFRLHELVLETDNRAMLSKEENRKLRDILKQALNEANVAKEATAIAQAENSRLEDTLAGKEEALNFLTQENENYRVNEIAAHENIKELKRLLIESSKNEEKEKIPTKENDCKKEEKEKPLSREKDCKKEEKDKTPSKEKESKKEAKEKTSSSKELKKEVKEKKPPKDVKKEDTSKEKPPLAGDAKKEDKEKTSSKDEKDATTSQNGSIFGKVFSFNLKELKISNTHEEEVVDGDDEIELDEALKGSIFEVASPGSATHHRGNSSSTFTDDGEGFHSDDCDHLDGPQGENSRKKKALLRRFGDLIKRSTTYSTKKEPSPDTKKEPSPDTKEETSPTKREPSPE; the protein is encoded by the coding sequence ATGCAACAACCAAAAATGGAGCAACCCGAAGAGGAGTTGAAGAAGGTGAAGGCGCAATTGCAAGCAGTGGAGGTAGAAAGAGATGGAGCTGTTGATGAACATCGAGAGATGAAAAAAGTGGCAGACGAGGCCAACATGAGGCTTAGTGAAGAATTGGCAACTCAGAACGATGTCAGGAACGACTCAGAATTAAATTTGACGGCGGAGTTGTTGTCGAATGCAAGGCAAGAACTGAAGAGCAAAGAGGAGATTATTGAGTCTTTGAAACTCGAGTTAGGGAAGGCCAAAGATTTGGAGCTCAAGTTGAGTGAGAGAGTGAAAAAGTTTGAAGCTCAAGCAAAGAGTTTAGTGTCTCAAAACGAAGAAAGAATTCGGGAGTTGGAGATCAAAGCAGACCATGCGAAAATCTCGGATGCTCATACGAAAGCTTTACTGTCCGAAAGTAAAAAAAGAATTCGCGAATTGGAGATGAAACTGGAGGAGAATATGAAGTCCACCGAGGCAGAAGCTCACACAAAGGCTTTGTTATTCACATGTGAAAAAAAAGTTCGTGATTTGGAGCTAAAACTGGCGGAGAAAACGGAAAACTCTGATCCTCACATGAAGGCTTTATTACTCAAAAGTGACGAAAGAATTCGGGAATTGGAGCTCAAACTGGCAGAGTATATGAAGTTTTCTAACGCAGAGTCAGAGAATGCGGAAACCTCTGAGGCTCAAACGAAGGCTTTATTGCTCAAAAGTGACGAAAGAAttcaggaattggagctcaaaCTGGCAGAGAATGTGGAAAACTCTGGGGCTCGTACAAAGGCTTTACTGTCAgaacgtgaaggaaaaattcaGGACTTGGAGCTCAAACTAGCAGAGAATGTTAGCGCCTCCGAGGCTCACACCAAGTCTTTATTGTCAGAAAGTCAAGGAAGAATTCAGGAATTGAAGCTCAAACTAGCAGAGAAGATGGAAGCCTCGGAGGCTGACACGGATGATTTATTGTCTGAAAGTGACGAGAGAATTCAAGAATTGGAAATGGAAATAGATAAAAGGAAGCAATCAGAAGCAAGAATTCTTGATTCATTGATCACCCAAACAAACCAACTTGAGCAGACCAAGGCTTTACTTGAAGAGGCAAAGTTTGAGATTGCCTCCTTTcacaagaaaatggagaaatgcGAAGATGAATCCGATGAAAGTAGTCAAGATAGTAGTGCATCTCATCAGCATGATCAATCCGAATGTCATATTTCCATGAAGGAGGAGTTAGAGAGTCTCAAGTCTGAGCTTCAGATGACAAAGGAGAATCTGGGTGATGTCCAAAAAAAGGAGCAACTCTCTACGTCCAAGGTCGAGAAATTACTTGACGAGAGAAAAGTACTTAAACATGAATTAAAGTTGGCAACTGAAGCCGAAGAAAATGGGAAAACGGCGTTGGATGATCTGGCTTTTGCACTGAAAGAAGTTGCGACAGAAGCCAACCAGCTGAAAGATAAACTTTGCATGAGCCAAGCAGAGCTGGAGCACTCAAGAGCACAAGAAGAACATCTAAACGCGATGTTAAAAAGCAACGAGGAAAGTTATAAAACACTACTGGATGAAGCAAGGAAAGAAGCCGAAAGACACAAAAACATTGCTGCCAGGTTGAAAATAGAACATGAAGAGTCAGTTTTAGCATGGAGTGGGAAGGAAACCGGTTTTGTTAATTGTATTAGAAGAGCCGAAGAGGACAGATGTGCTGCACAACAAGACAACTTCAGATTGCATGAGTTGGTTCTAGAGACAGATAATAGAGCCATGTTATCGAAGGAAGAAAATAGAAAGTTGCGCGATATACTTAAGCAGGCGTTAAATGAAGCAAATGTTGCAAAAGAAGCTACTGCCATTGCTCAAGCCGAAAATTCTCGACTCGAAGATACTCTGGCTGGAAAAGAGGAGGCCTTGAATTTCCTTACTCAAGAAAACGAAAATTATAGGGTAAATGAAATAGCAGCTCATGAAAATATCAAGGAGTTAAAACGGTTGCTTATTGAATCgtcaaagaatgaggaaaaagagaaaataccaacaaaggaaaatGATTGCAAGAAAGAGGAGAAAGAGAAACCATTGTCAAGGGAGAAAGACTGCAAGAAAGAGGAGAAAGATAAAACACCATCAAAAGAAAAGGAGTCGAAGAAGGAGGCTAAGGAGAAAACATCATCATCAAAGGAATTGAAGAAGGAGGTCAAGGAGAAAAAACCACCAAAGGATGTGAAAAAGGAGGATACGAGTAAAGAGAAACCGCCATTAGCGGGGGATGCAAAAAAGGAGGATAAAGAGAAAACATCGTCCAAGGATGAGAAGGACGCTACAACATCTCAAAATGGAAGCatatttggcaaagttttcAGTTTCAATCTTAAGGAGCTCAAAATTTCAAACACGCATGAAGAAGAAGTTGTTGACGGCGATGATGAGATTGAATTAGACGAGGCTCTCAAAGGGTCGATATTTGAGGTAGCCTCTCCGGGGTCAGCTACACATCACCGCGGAAACTCTTCTTCTACGTTCACAGACGATGGAGAAGGATTCCATTCAGATGATTGTGATCATCTAGATGGACCTCAAGGTGAAAATTCAAGGAAAAAGAAAGCTTTGCTACGAAGATTCGGAGATCTTATAAAGAGAAGCACTACTTATAGTACCAAAAAGGAACCATCCCCGGATACGAAAAAGGAACCATCACCGGATACCAAAGAAGAAACATCACCAACCAAAAGGGAACCTTCACCAGAATAG
- the LOC126590339 gene encoding uncharacterized protein LOC126590339, with the protein MRVDNVCGVCGAMDESETHLFFRCHLSHLFWFSSPLQLNSFALAGADFLSSWELFWTRVKGRDNAEEIMQEYAFGLWRLWKNRNEVVFNGVHRQPSELLEAWSRNISEFRDATLCEPVGKQPGSQSKIAPLDRGACRWKKPAFGILKVNTDASWCKTTLRTGVGWVCRDFAGLLQGAGGSGAALCHSAAAGEATAIRTALLACIDYGYDNVVIESDAKVIIQMIKHEIDLDFSIECILGDIEVLARRLRSVSFSYVPKEGNATAHSVAKFVFKEGREYGWDCIGPEFLFNILAQDVNLSIRI; encoded by the coding sequence ATGAGGGTAGACAACGTCTGTGGAGTTTGTGGTGCCATGGATGAATCGGAAACTCATCTTTTCTTCCGATGTCACCTTAGCCACCTATTCTGGTTCTCCTCTCCGCTTCAGTTAAATTCCTTTGCGCTGGCAGGGGCAGACTTCCTATCTAGCTGGGAGTTGTTCTGGACTCGGGTTAAGGGGAGGGACAACGCGGAAGAGATCATGCAGGAGTATGCCTTTGGGTTATGGAGACTGTGGAAAAACAGAAACGAGGTGGTTTTTAATGGGGTGCACCGGCAGCCCTCGGAGCTTTTAGAGGCTTGGAGTAGGAACATCTCTGAATTCAGAGATGCTACACTCTGCGAGCCTGTGGGAAAGCAGCCTGGGAGCCAGTCGAAGATTGCTCCCCTGGACCGTGGGGCCTGTAGATGGAAGAAGCCGGCGTTTGGGATCCTCAAGGTCAATACGGATGCCTCGTGGTGCAAGACCACCCTCCGCACGGGGGTGGGCTGGGTCTGCCGCGACTTCGCTGGTTTGCTTCAAGGTGCCGGAGGCTCAGGGGCTGCACTGTGTCACTCCGCGGCTGCCGGGGAAGCTACTGCGATCAGGACTGCCCTCTTGGCCTGCATTGACTACGGGTATGATAATGTTGTTATTGAATCTGATGCCAAAGTGATTATTCAGATGATTAAGCATGAAATTGATCTGGATTTCAGTATTGAATGTATTCTTGGTGATATTGAGGTGCTAGCGCGTAGGTTGAGGTCAGTTTCGTTCTCTTACGTGCCTAAGGAGGGCAATGCTACTGCTCACTCGGTtgctaagtttgttttcaaggaGGGTCGTGAATATGGGTGGGACTGTATTGGGcctgaatttttgtttaatatcCTAGCCCAGGATGTAAACCTTTCTATTCGTATCTAA